In Ruminococcaceae bacterium R-25, a genomic segment contains:
- a CDS encoding pyridine nucleotide transhydrogenase-like protein translates to MEISTDVIMLLIFVFIIAAYLGVELISKVPSQLHTPLMSGTNAISGITIVGAIAACAINASGNHVFGIILGTVAIFFATVNVIGGYFVTDRMLAMFKKKEAPKK, encoded by the coding sequence ATGGAAATTTCCACAGATGTAATTATGCTCTTGATCTTCGTATTCATCATCGCCGCTTACCTTGGCGTTGAGCTTATCTCGAAGGTCCCTTCACAGCTCCATACCCCTCTCATGAGCGGTACGAACGCTATCTCCGGCATCACTATCGTAGGTGCTATCGCTGCCTGCGCTATCAACGCTTCAGGCAACCACGTTTTCGGAATCATTCTCGGAACAGTCGCTATATTCTTTGCAACAGTCAACGTTATCGGCGGATATTTCGTAACCGACAGAATGCTCGCAATGTTCAAGAAGAAGGAGGCTCCTAAGAAATGA
- a CDS encoding NAD(P) transhydrogenase alpha subunit, with the protein MKKVLVCKESLPAETRVAVIPDDIKKLTGMGFEFTVVSGAGLKSGFKDADYEQAGAKIIADEKDGLKDAEIVVRILKPDSADGMNPDTVHISFLDPFNEKELLNGFAKNNIQAVSLEMIPRTTLAQKMDVQSSQTSLAGYVAVLNAAARMPKILPMMVTPAGTINPARVFVIGVGVAGLQAIATAKRLGARVDAFDTRPVVEEQVKSLGANFVKIDLGEMGQTAQGYAKELTPEQIAKQQEAQAKVCEKANIVITTAKVFGRKAPVLIKKDVIDRMQSGAIIVDMAVSTGGNVEGSDPTKEVVTDNGVIILPGDELQRQVPWDASKMLSGNISAFLTHFYNKETKEFEVKLTDEIMKGCLLTQGGAIIHERFKEA; encoded by the coding sequence ATGAAGAAAGTTCTGGTATGCAAAGAAAGTCTGCCTGCCGAGACTCGTGTTGCCGTTATCCCCGATGACATCAAGAAGCTCACAGGAATGGGCTTTGAGTTCACGGTCGTAAGCGGCGCAGGTCTTAAGAGTGGATTTAAAGATGCGGATTACGAACAAGCAGGCGCAAAGATCATCGCTGATGAAAAAGATGGTCTGAAGGATGCCGAGATTGTTGTCAGGATCCTCAAGCCCGATTCTGCTGACGGAATGAACCCTGATACGGTTCACATCAGCTTCCTTGATCCCTTCAATGAGAAGGAACTCCTTAACGGATTTGCCAAGAACAACATTCAGGCAGTATCTCTCGAGATGATCCCCAGAACGACCCTCGCTCAGAAGATGGACGTTCAGTCTTCACAGACATCACTCGCAGGCTATGTTGCAGTTCTCAATGCTGCAGCACGTATGCCCAAGATCCTCCCGATGATGGTTACACCTGCAGGAACTATCAATCCTGCAAGAGTATTCGTTATCGGCGTCGGCGTTGCAGGTCTCCAGGCTATCGCTACTGCGAAGAGACTCGGTGCACGTGTAGACGCTTTCGATACAAGACCGGTAGTTGAAGAGCAGGTTAAGTCTTTGGGCGCTAACTTCGTCAAGATCGACTTAGGCGAGATGGGCCAGACCGCTCAGGGCTACGCAAAAGAGCTCACACCCGAGCAGATCGCCAAGCAGCAGGAAGCTCAGGCTAAGGTCTGCGAAAAAGCTAATATCGTTATCACGACCGCTAAGGTCTTCGGCCGCAAGGCACCTGTCCTCATCAAGAAGGACGTCATCGACAGAATGCAGTCCGGCGCCATCATCGTTGATATGGCTGTTTCCACAGGCGGCAACGTTGAAGGTTCAGATCCGACTAAGGAAGTCGTTACCGATAACGGCGTAATCATTCTCCCCGGTGACGAACTCCAGCGCCAGGTACCCTGGGACGCTTCAAAGATGCTCTCAGGCAACATCTCCGCTTTCCTTACACACTTCTACAACAAGGAGACAAAGGAATTCGAAGTTAAGCTCACTGACGAGATCATGAAGGGTTGCCTCCTCACACAGGGCGGAGCCATCATCCACGAAAGATTTAAGGAGGCTTAA
- a CDS encoding zinc ribbon protein, whose translation MPFCSKCGAELLPNDLFCAKCGAQNDISEPVIPQMTKEESLAFADKLIAEYRKLEKLDAEIEENNRQIARPIEAYPKQHAAFKYFWPFLIYAAVSCTVFYFLAGLFGRSLGLAAILYLLSLASIPFFLIFGGVRAVRIRNELNAAEVSFLNNKKDHLIELKKENSILQTKRGKVVHELKEYENMLPPSLRSSAQISKVKIFIQSGKAEDFADAVEKMGRR comes from the coding sequence ATGCCTTTCTGCAGTAAGTGCGGAGCTGAGCTCCTGCCCAATGACCTTTTCTGTGCCAAATGCGGTGCACAAAACGACATTTCCGAACCTGTCATTCCACAGATGACAAAAGAAGAAAGTCTTGCTTTCGCAGATAAGCTTATCGCCGAGTATAGAAAGCTCGAAAAGCTCGATGCGGAAATTGAAGAAAACAACCGTCAGATCGCAAGGCCGATCGAGGCTTACCCTAAGCAGCATGCAGCTTTCAAGTACTTCTGGCCCTTCCTGATCTATGCCGCAGTAAGCTGCACGGTCTTTTATTTTCTGGCCGGTCTTTTCGGAAGATCTCTGGGATTAGCTGCGATACTCTATTTGCTGTCCCTCGCTTCGATCCCCTTTTTCCTGATCTTTGGCGGTGTAAGAGCCGTCCGTATCAGAAATGAGCTCAATGCCGCAGAGGTATCTTTCCTCAATAACAAGAAGGACCATCTCATTGAGCTGAAGAAGGAAAACAGTATCCTCCAGACTAAAAGAGGAAAAGTGGTCCATGAACTCAAGGAGTATGAAAACATGCTCCCTCCTTCTTTGAGAAGCAGCGCACAGATTTCAAAAGTAAAGATCTTTATCCAGTCAGGCAAGGCAGAAGACTTTGCTGATGCAGTTGAAAAGATGGGAAGACGTTAA
- a CDS encoding type III secretion system (T3SS) SseB-like protein, with amino-acid sequence MGLFGKKKEQNNAPVEKKENTISDEMKIILAAREEDKQEKIVRAEERQQAQNEADKKFFMIEEQARVASERLLNEVAPKGMTFFMLCDEVPFDAIPETEGNVIIRGNVRGTVKSGTEVFLYQGIGDRFSVTISKIRNNRREFVEELTNDRAEIEITRGNIPLPTDPDEDASKPVRRFAVLTDAEGIEDTKDPACKGMVSVGNPRTIAMLCEYGKYGEEPIYFSMVMDCLMTSEFVTPAKITPAKNGKSSVAFIGVSPKQHPDRSFLPVFTDNRLCMKAIKDSFAKQGGPDQRITLSFAQVAAVSRDAHHHGFIVNPGGPVTITIPKDLVDKMVDTKVFKERFGNGASDNASLALGGTGDRALDNFIANGGPNIPGVEPVLINNPSDTPEFSAIENAVKKYCGAHSEIAKVLILVVTPQKNRNDKSYLCIMDCPDGPFETNCNGLAAAIKPYLKGIKKIQFQQFSKLNKEGFPEKVTWLYSKLPQ; translated from the coding sequence ATGGGACTTTTCGGGAAGAAAAAAGAGCAGAACAATGCACCGGTTGAGAAAAAAGAAAATACTATTTCTGATGAGATGAAGATCATCCTTGCAGCACGCGAGGAAGATAAGCAGGAGAAGATCGTAAGGGCCGAAGAGAGGCAGCAGGCCCAGAATGAAGCTGACAAGAAGTTCTTCATGATCGAAGAGCAGGCGCGCGTCGCTTCTGAGAGGCTGCTTAATGAGGTTGCTCCGAAGGGCATGACATTCTTCATGCTCTGCGACGAGGTTCCTTTCGATGCCATTCCTGAAACCGAAGGCAACGTCATAATCCGCGGTAACGTCAGAGGTACCGTAAAGAGCGGCACAGAGGTTTTCCTCTATCAGGGAATAGGAGACAGGTTCTCAGTCACGATCAGCAAGATCAGAAATAACAGAAGAGAATTTGTAGAAGAACTCACTAATGACAGAGCTGAGATCGAGATCACGAGAGGCAATATCCCGCTTCCGACAGATCCTGACGAAGATGCATCAAAGCCCGTAAGGAGATTTGCGGTCTTGACCGATGCTGAAGGCATCGAAGATACAAAGGATCCCGCCTGCAAGGGCATGGTATCCGTAGGCAACCCCAGAACGATCGCAATGCTCTGCGAGTATGGCAAATATGGTGAAGAGCCTATCTATTTCTCAATGGTAATGGACTGCCTCATGACATCCGAGTTTGTTACTCCCGCAAAGATCACTCCTGCTAAGAACGGCAAGAGCAGCGTTGCTTTTATCGGCGTAAGTCCCAAGCAGCATCCCGACAGATCATTCCTGCCTGTCTTTACCGACAACAGGCTCTGCATGAAAGCTATCAAGGACAGCTTTGCAAAGCAGGGAGGACCTGACCAGCGCATCACATTGAGCTTTGCGCAGGTTGCAGCAGTTTCAAGAGACGCTCACCATCACGGCTTCATCGTAAATCCGGGCGGACCCGTAACGATCACGATCCCCAAGGATCTCGTTGACAAGATGGTCGATACAAAGGTCTTCAAGGAGAGATTCGGAAACGGCGCAAGTGACAACGCTTCGCTCGCTTTAGGCGGCACAGGCGACCGTGCGCTCGATAACTTCATCGCAAATGGCGGTCCGAACATCCCGGGCGTTGAGCCTGTCCTCATCAACAATCCTTCCGATACTCCTGAGTTCTCTGCTATTGAGAATGCAGTTAAGAAATACTGCGGTGCACATTCAGAGATCGCCAAGGTATTGATCCTGGTCGTTACGCCTCAGAAGAACCGCAACGACAAGTCTTACCTGTGCATAATGGACTGCCCGGACGGACCTTTCGAGACAAACTGCAACGGACTTGCAGCTGCGATCAAGCCTTATCTCAAGGGCATCAAGAAGATCCAGTTCCAGCAGTTCTCAAAATTGAACAAGGAAGGATTCCCTGAAAAGGTAACCTGGCTCTATTCAAAGCTTCCTCAGTAA
- a CDS encoding ABC-type lipoprotein export system ATPase subunit — MLQIKEIHKEYKTGSLVQKALDGVSLNLRDNEFVAILGPSGSGKTTLLNIIGGLDRYDSGDLIINGVSTKRYKDRDWDSYRNHTIGFVFQSYNLIPHQTVLSNVELALTISGIPAKDRRQRALDALDKVGLREQAHKKPNQMSGGQMQRVAIARALVNDPDILLADEPTGALDTDTSIQVMNLLKEVAKDRLVVMVTHNPELAEEYATRIVKLRDGKITADSDPFEPEQKDNALAPVHKNLGKASMSFLTALALSFNNLWTKKTRTVLVAFAGSIGIIGIALILSMSNGINTYIDRIEAQTLSQYPLSIERSSVSFISMMMVSTDTWEPAKEGEVTEVPSVSQILSTVRTNDLIALKNYFDTEKPEIYDLTNGVEYSYGIEPQIFRYETNGEFRQVNPNNDFASMGLSSSSVFTSAYSMNVFFEMPENESLYITQYDVKAGRWPANSKEAVLVLTQNGAISDYIVYAFGLRDSKELDKMVRDFSNGVEVVSDQEYYTWHYEDFMGKTFKVTPAYKFYKYDEKQKVYTDMRNSNDYMRDLLKKSQDLTIVGIVQPKPDQDIMMLGSGIYYGKNLVEELREEAEGAAIVKAQLKDREVNVLTGVRFDEEESDFDMENLFSIDEDAIRDAFKFDEDKLKFDKDAFGDMSGIDFAGALGKAMPNLSSTQLKDLLKGVDFKVNTDALIKGMGSVMTDYMDYASDNPSTDYSKLPDAMAAFIGSSEGSAVLRQQLIKIINDSGIADLDQTVVNKALSAITDGFAEYAVANGMDLTDQSRYAEYYQTYLQSAEGKKILDEQSAMITKEITDKVKITPQQAQGVAEALLDAYSKYATENNLPDPKALEGSLKEYMGTDRAKKLITNVITSSVNVDEITNAVMKNVSGMTANFATQIAKGIEKAIGMVVERLASNMTKALKDTFSDFGSALSIDQDAFAKAFQFNMGEDELQSFMSEMMGGKVSSAEGNLSAFGYCDKEDLQSITIYPKDFASKDEITTIIKDYNKMVEDRGEDDKSIVYTDIVGALMKSVTKIINTISYVLIAFVAISLVVSSIMIGVITYISVLERRKEIGILRAMGASKRNVADVFNAETMITGFLAGLFGVGLSLVSLIPINALIHKIAENDDVSAIMPWAAAIILVFLSVLLTLIGGLIPSKTASRQDPVTALRTE, encoded by the coding sequence ATGCTTCAGATTAAAGAAATACATAAAGAATATAAGACCGGCAGCCTCGTGCAAAAGGCTCTGGACGGAGTGTCCCTGAATCTCAGGGATAATGAGTTTGTTGCGATCCTGGGACCTTCAGGATCGGGCAAGACCACGCTCCTTAACATCATCGGAGGTCTGGACCGCTACGATTCTGGCGACCTCATCATCAACGGCGTTTCCACGAAGCGCTATAAGGACAGGGACTGGGATTCATACAGAAACCACACGATCGGTTTCGTTTTCCAGAGTTACAACCTGATCCCTCACCAGACAGTTTTATCCAACGTCGAACTCGCACTGACGATCTCCGGAATCCCCGCAAAGGACAGAAGACAGAGAGCTTTGGATGCCCTTGATAAGGTTGGTCTCCGTGAGCAGGCCCACAAGAAACCTAACCAGATGTCCGGCGGACAGATGCAGAGAGTCGCGATCGCAAGAGCGCTCGTTAACGACCCTGACATCCTTCTTGCCGATGAGCCTACAGGCGCGCTCGATACCGATACCAGCATTCAGGTTATGAACCTTTTGAAGGAGGTCGCTAAAGACCGCCTTGTTGTAATGGTTACGCACAATCCTGAGCTCGCTGAAGAATATGCCACGAGGATCGTAAAGCTCAGAGACGGTAAGATCACTGCAGACAGCGATCCTTTCGAGCCCGAGCAGAAAGATAATGCATTAGCTCCGGTACACAAGAATCTCGGCAAGGCTTCGATGAGCTTTTTGACGGCGCTCGCTTTGAGCTTCAACAACCTCTGGACCAAGAAGACCAGAACGGTCCTTGTAGCTTTTGCGGGTTCTATCGGCATCATCGGAATCGCATTGATCTTATCGATGTCAAACGGCATCAACACATATATCGACAGGATAGAGGCGCAGACATTGTCGCAATACCCGTTGTCGATCGAGCGGTCTTCGGTATCTTTCATCTCCATGATGATGGTATCCACCGATACCTGGGAACCTGCCAAAGAGGGCGAAGTCACCGAAGTTCCTTCGGTAAGCCAGATCCTTTCAACGGTCAGGACCAATGATCTTATTGCACTGAAGAATTATTTCGACACCGAAAAGCCTGAGATCTACGACCTCACGAACGGTGTTGAGTATTCATACGGCATCGAACCCCAGATCTTCCGTTATGAGACAAACGGCGAATTCAGGCAGGTAAACCCCAACAACGATTTCGCTTCGATGGGACTTTCATCTTCTTCGGTATTCACTTCCGCATACAGCATGAATGTCTTTTTCGAGATGCCCGAAAACGAGTCCCTCTACATCACCCAGTACGATGTTAAGGCCGGCAGATGGCCAGCAAATTCCAAGGAAGCCGTCCTCGTTCTCACCCAGAACGGCGCCATTTCCGACTATATCGTCTACGCGTTCGGTCTGAGGGATTCCAAAGAGCTCGACAAGATGGTAAGAGACTTTTCCAACGGTGTCGAAGTCGTTTCCGACCAGGAATATTACACATGGCATTACGAAGACTTCATGGGCAAGACCTTCAAGGTAACACCTGCTTATAAGTTCTATAAGTATGACGAGAAGCAGAAGGTCTATACCGACATGAGGAACAGCAACGATTATATGCGCGACCTTCTTAAGAAGAGCCAGGATCTCACGATCGTCGGCATTGTCCAGCCAAAGCCTGACCAGGACATCATGATGCTCGGTTCCGGCATTTACTACGGAAAGAATCTCGTTGAAGAATTGAGAGAGGAAGCCGAGGGCGCAGCTATAGTTAAGGCACAGCTCAAAGACCGCGAAGTAAACGTTCTTACAGGCGTGAGGTTTGATGAGGAAGAGTCTGATTTCGATATGGAAAACCTTTTCTCGATCGATGAAGATGCTATCAGAGATGCTTTCAAGTTCGATGAGGACAAGCTCAAGTTCGATAAGGATGCTTTCGGCGACATGAGCGGAATCGATTTTGCTGGCGCATTGGGGAAAGCCATGCCGAACCTGTCTTCCACCCAGCTCAAAGACCTCTTAAAAGGTGTTGATTTCAAGGTAAATACCGATGCCCTTATTAAAGGCATGGGCAGCGTCATGACCGACTATATGGATTATGCTTCCGATAATCCTTCCACGGATTATTCGAAGCTCCCTGACGCAATGGCAGCATTTATCGGTTCTTCTGAGGGCAGCGCAGTCTTAAGGCAGCAGCTCATTAAGATCATAAATGACAGCGGCATAGCTGACCTCGACCAGACGGTCGTAAACAAAGCATTGTCTGCGATCACCGACGGCTTTGCCGAATATGCGGTTGCCAACGGAATGGATCTTACCGACCAGAGCCGTTATGCCGAATACTATCAGACATATCTCCAGAGCGCAGAAGGCAAGAAGATCTTGGACGAGCAGTCCGCCATGATCACCAAGGAGATCACCGACAAGGTCAAGATCACACCCCAGCAGGCACAGGGTGTCGCAGAAGCACTCCTCGATGCTTACAGCAAATATGCAACAGAGAACAACCTTCCTGATCCCAAAGCTCTCGAAGGCTCACTCAAGGAATACATGGGAACTGACAGAGCTAAAAAGCTCATCACGAACGTGATCACATCATCCGTTAATGTCGATGAGATCACCAACGCTGTAATGAAGAATGTTTCCGGCATGACAGCCAATTTCGCTACCCAGATCGCAAAAGGTATCGAAAAAGCTATCGGCATGGTTGTAGAGCGTCTCGCATCCAACATGACCAAAGCTCTTAAGGATACTTTCTCTGATTTCGGCAGCGCATTGTCCATCGACCAGGATGCTTTCGCAAAGGCATTCCAGTTCAACATGGGCGAAGACGAACTCCAGTCCTTCATGAGCGAGATGATGGGCGGCAAGGTGTCTTCTGCTGAGGGCAACCTCTCCGCATTCGGTTACTGCGACAAGGAAGACCTCCAGTCGATCACGATCTACCCCAAAGATTTCGCATCCAAAGACGAGATCACCACGATCATCAAGGACTACAACAAGATGGTCGAAGACAGGGGAGAGGATGACAAGAGCATCGTTTATACCGACATCGTCGGCGCCCTGATGAAGTCCGTTACGAAGATCATCAACACGATCTCCTACGTCCTCATCGCATTTGTCGCGATCTCACTCGTCGTATCTTCCATCATGATCGGCGTCATCACATATATCAGCGTTCTTGAGCGCCGCAAGGAAATCGGTATCCTCCGTGCCATGGGCGCTTCAAAGCGAAACGTTGCAGATGTCTTCAATGCTGAGACCATGATCACGGGTTTCCTGGCAGGTCTTTTCGGCGTCGGCCTGTCACTGGTGTCCCTGATCCCGATTAATGCCCTGATCCACAAGATCGCCGAAAACGACGACGTCAGCGCGATCATGCCGTGGGCAGCCGCAATAATCCTCGTCTTTTTGAGCGTTTTACTGACCCTTATCGGCGGCCTCATCCCGTCAAAGACCGCATCCAGACAGGATCCTGTAACGGCTTTGAGGACTGAATAA
- a CDS encoding rubrerythrin: protein MNSKAMYNLSYGLFVLTAKDGDKDNGCIVNTVIQVTTEPNRICVAVNKLNYTHDMIRKTGEFNVSILTEGSKFETYKHFGFQSGKDIDKFESIEFSRAANGIAYIAKETNAYLSAKVVSETDLGTHTLFLADVTDGEVLSDDPSVTYAFYQKNIKQKPGAPKADQAPKKGFICTVCGYIYEGDTLPADFICPWCKHDASYFIPLDNGAPVKEETKEITITNKQEESKMANKYAGTQTEKNLQAAFAGESQARNKYTYFASVAKKEGYEQISALFLKTADNEKEHAKMWFKELEGIGTTAENLAAAADGENYEWTDMYEDFAKTAEAEGFPALAAKFRMVGAIEKHHEERYRALLKNVEAQEVFAKSEVKVWECRNCGHIVVGTKAPEMCPVCAHPKSYFEVNAENY, encoded by the coding sequence ATGAACAGTAAAGCCATGTATAACCTGTCATACGGTCTCTTTGTCCTGACTGCCAAAGACGGCGACAAGGATAACGGTTGTATCGTCAACACCGTCATTCAGGTCACTACAGAACCTAACAGGATCTGCGTTGCAGTAAACAAACTTAACTATACGCACGACATGATCCGTAAGACCGGCGAGTTCAATGTGTCGATCTTAACTGAGGGCTCCAAGTTTGAGACTTATAAGCATTTCGGTTTCCAGAGCGGCAAGGACATCGACAAGTTCGAATCGATTGAATTTTCGCGCGCGGCAAACGGCATAGCTTACATTGCGAAAGAGACAAATGCATATCTCTCCGCAAAGGTCGTAAGCGAGACTGATCTCGGCACTCATACATTATTCCTGGCAGACGTTACTGACGGCGAAGTCTTATCTGACGATCCTTCAGTCACATACGCTTTCTACCAGAAGAATATCAAGCAGAAGCCGGGCGCTCCAAAGGCTGACCAGGCACCCAAAAAGGGCTTTATCTGCACTGTCTGCGGATATATCTACGAGGGCGATACGCTTCCAGCTGATTTCATCTGCCCGTGGTGCAAGCATGACGCAAGCTACTTTATCCCCTTGGATAATGGCGCGCCTGTTAAAGAAGAGACAAAAGAAATAACAATAACCAATAAACAGGAGGAATCAAAAATGGCAAACAAGTACGCTGGCACACAGACAGAGAAGAATCTTCAGGCTGCTTTCGCAGGCGAATCCCAGGCTAGAAATAAGTATACTTATTTCGCATCCGTTGCTAAAAAGGAAGGCTACGAGCAGATCTCAGCACTCTTCCTCAAGACAGCTGACAACGAGAAAGAGCACGCTAAGATGTGGTTCAAGGAGCTCGAGGGCATCGGCACAACAGCTGAGAACCTTGCAGCAGCTGCTGACGGCGAGAACTACGAGTGGACAGACATGTACGAAGACTTCGCTAAGACAGCTGAAGCAGAGGGCTTCCCGGCACTCGCAGCTAAGTTCAGAATGGTAGGCGCAATCGAGAAGCATCACGAAGAGAGATACAGAGCTCTCCTTAAGAACGTTGAGGCTCAGGAAGTATTCGCAAAGAGCGAAGTTAAGGTTTGGGAGTGCAGAAACTGCGGTCACATCGTAGTCGGCACAAAGGCACCTGAAATGTGCCCTGTTTGCGCTCATCCCAAGAGCTACTTCGAAGTAAACGCAGAGAATTACTGA
- a CDS encoding putative esterase produces the protein MKRINIMRVTCAALTVALMLPIAACNKKSSNELTNRMTEKELSEAKETEFMLLSHPWEKEQQEEDTADFDDVKDKILFVPRIGSIVNGDPVFNALPPEGYDGGKGQVVYLHIDVNNGSTTEEAVIDFEDFSDLKTKLRAEFDKDIANGQPKVPVNEEYKRLIKLYEAVIDGSVELITQDYLDSYLEYFYKNRGSSDTDSYYWQMDDGKVAAIKDNIREYHLYDEELGITFVVHVTTPDGYDKEKAYPALVMTDAVWRFNDVTSLYDLMAEGKAKPQILVTVGFEYDTDGWDNEVRGNILCNHKKEFLDFLTDNMMPFLSTNYKFDYDRTTLFGHSQGGVFAHYAAFNYDLYENKPFKRYIIGSPTFWTPYFTCVENFESYKNEYGFFERNKTYDRELFIAAGDKEDEDYEDFFGDNDSTTEGVKHLEERLIKNGVNSYKVKFYDSNHYLYVPDLLAEYCSTAG, from the coding sequence GTGAAAAGAATAAACATCATGAGAGTGACTTGTGCAGCATTGACGGTTGCTCTTATGCTTCCCATAGCTGCGTGCAATAAAAAGAGCAGCAATGAACTTACAAACCGCATGACTGAGAAGGAGCTCTCGGAAGCAAAAGAGACCGAATTTATGCTTCTTTCTCATCCGTGGGAGAAGGAACAGCAGGAAGAAGATACGGCAGATTTCGATGATGTAAAGGACAAGATCCTTTTTGTTCCGCGAATCGGTTCTATCGTTAACGGAGATCCTGTTTTCAATGCATTACCGCCTGAAGGCTATGACGGCGGAAAAGGTCAGGTGGTGTACTTGCATATTGATGTAAATAACGGTTCTACAACAGAAGAGGCGGTAATCGATTTTGAAGATTTCAGTGACCTCAAAACTAAGCTGAGAGCCGAATTTGATAAAGACATCGCAAACGGGCAGCCTAAGGTGCCTGTCAATGAAGAATACAAACGTCTTATCAAGCTTTATGAAGCAGTAATTGACGGCAGCGTCGAACTGATCACCCAGGATTATCTGGACAGCTATCTGGAATATTTTTATAAGAACAGGGGATCATCCGATACTGACAGTTACTACTGGCAGATGGATGACGGGAAAGTCGCTGCAATAAAGGACAATATCAGGGAATATCATCTTTACGATGAAGAGCTCGGCATCACATTTGTTGTCCACGTTACGACTCCTGACGGATACGATAAGGAAAAAGCATATCCGGCACTTGTCATGACTGATGCCGTATGGAGATTTAATGATGTGACTTCGCTCTATGACCTGATGGCTGAAGGCAAAGCCAAGCCGCAGATACTGGTCACGGTCGGATTTGAATACGATACGGACGGCTGGGACAATGAGGTCAGAGGAAATATCCTTTGCAATCACAAGAAGGAATTTCTGGATTTTCTGACAGACAACATGATGCCTTTTTTAAGTACAAACTATAAGTTTGACTACGACAGGACGACGCTGTTCGGGCACTCACAGGGAGGCGTTTTCGCGCACTACGCGGCATTCAATTATGACCTGTATGAGAATAAGCCGTTCAAGAGATACATCATAGGAAGCCCCACGTTCTGGACACCGTATTTCACCTGTGTCGAAAATTTTGAGAGCTATAAGAATGAATACGGATTTTTCGAAAGGAACAAGACATACGACAGGGAACTGTTCATAGCAGCAGGGGATAAGGAGGACGAGGATTACGAAGACTTTTTCGGCGATAACGATTCGACGACAGAAGGCGTAAAGCATCTGGAGGAGCGCCTGATAAAGAACGGCGTTAACTCGTACAAGGTAAAGTTTTACGACAGTAACCATTACCTGTATGTTCCGGATCTCCTGGCGGAATACTGCAGTACAGCAGGATAA